From a single Metopolophium dirhodum isolate CAU chromosome 6, ASM1992520v1, whole genome shotgun sequence genomic region:
- the LOC132946285 gene encoding uncharacterized protein LOC132946285 isoform X2, whose translation MRLEKSSNHFKWNTILASVVAFLLVTQPGINMVYSNIFLNHYEFTDVSELSWLTSILVFCTPIGAITIGVIMDRIGRKNAFLLTSVPLLISWSIASVARPENMRLIYACRFFAGIGGGMTSMVVVYVSEIAHASHRQVLLSLNSVFFSVGVLFATTVGSLFQWQTVNVIFFIFTAVTTVLLVIFLPESPVWLAKFRSDRTYDARTSLRRIYPTNDQVFMEELDRLYRDSTTTADSLEVHQPLHCIGCEQATKRRRLKQGCWWRTPQPQTVTRPVRVLATVFLLQQLSGCYPVIFYAVPVMRSVAGTTALGGPYSDMEAMVALGAVRLLTSVVACALSLHVGRRPLLIASSLAMSFSAALVALTYGPTAAPLWPLIGVAVFACSGSAGVLVFPWTLVGELLPVSVRAAAGASLVAYAYTLMFVVLKAFPYAVADDGSGSVATTFAAFAAGSLAMAVYVHARLPETMGKRFDEIEAHFADDKHNAAAATRNARCKTSYLMTPP comes from the exons ATGCGTCTGGAAAAATCATCAAACCATTTCAAATGGAATACA ATATTAGCAAGTGTAGTTGCTTTTTTGTTGGTCACTCAGCCCGGAATCAATATGGTTTACTCGAACATATTTCTGAATCACTACGAATTTACAGATGTTTCAGAGTTATCTTGGTTAA CTAGCATTCTGGTATTTTGCACGCCAATCGGGGCGATCACAATCGGCGTCATAATGGACCGGATCGGCAGGAAGAACGCGTTTTTACTCACGTCCGTGCCGCTCTTGATATCCTGGTCGATCGCTTCGGTTGCTCGGCCCGAAAACATGCGTCTGATTTACGCTTGCCGATTTTTCGCAGGCATCGGCGGAG GCATGACGTCCATGGTCGTTGTTTACGTCTCGGAAATAGCTCATGCTTCACACAGACAAGTTTTGTTGTCGTTGAACAGCGTGTTCTTTTCAGTAGGCGTACTGTTCGCCACCACCGTCGGATCGCTGTTCCAGTGGCAGACAGTCAACGTGATATTTTTCATATTCACGGCCGTCACGACGGTGCTCCTGGTCATTTTCCTGCCGGAGAGTCCGGTCTGGCTGGCCAAGTTCCGGTCCGACCGTACCTACGACGCAAGGACTTCATTAAGAAGAATATACCCGACAAATGATCAA GTGTTTATGGAGGAACTGGATCGTCTGTACCGCGACTCGACGACCACCGCGGATAGCTTGGAGGTACATCAGCCGCTACACTGCATCGGCTGCGAACAAGCGACTAAACGGCGAAGGTTGAAGCAGGGCTGCTGGTGGCGTACGCCTCAGCCGCAGACTGTGACCCGGCCCGTGCGCGTGCTGGCTACGGTGTTCCTTCTGCAGCAGCTGAGCGGTTGTTACCCGGTTATATTCTACGCAGTGCCTGTCATGCGGTCGGTGGCTGGTACCACCGCCCTCGGTGGACCTTACTCAGACATGGAAGCGATGGTGGCGCTGGGCGCTGTCCGCCTGTTGACCAGCGTGGTGGCGTGCGCGCTGTCCTTGCACGTCGGGCGCCGTCCGCTACTGATCGCGTCGTCGTTGGCCATGTCGTTCTCGGCCGCACTGGTGGCGCTGACCTACGGCCCAACAGCGGCGCCACTGTGGCCGCTTATAGGGGTCGCGGTGTTTGCGTGCAGCGGCTCGGCCGGCGTGCTCGTGTTTCCGTGGACGCTGGTCGGCGAACTGTTGCCCGTTTCAGTTCGGGCTGCGGCCGGCGCTTCGCTCGTGGCGTACGCATACACGCTCATGTTTGTCGTGCTCAAAGCGTTCCCGTACGCGGTGGCCGACGACGGCAGTGGTTCCGTGGCCACGACATTCGCCGCCTTCGCTGCCGGATCGCTGGCCATGGCCGTGTACGTGCACGCCCGCCTGCCCGAGACTATGGGCAAGCGGTTCGACGAGATCGAAGCGCATTTCGCCGATGACAAACATAATGCGGCGGCCGCTACTCGCAACGCCCGCTGCAAGACGAGCTATTTGATGACGCCGCCGTGA
- the LOC132946438 gene encoding COX assembly mitochondrial protein homolog, translated as MFASSEVKEERTPRYGGGPHGLGDPDSYKLRKIEQNVVIPKIVRERAKYEKCSEENKVFGDCCLNTGFWMFYKCRTEVKGLNDCMAKWFVNEDFIKECRDQYLQERRQYRLTGIKKNAEVQKMKS; from the exons ATGTTTGCATCGTCAGAAGTTAAGGAGGAACGTACACCTCGATATGGAGGAGGACCGCACGGGTTGG GGGATCCTGATAgctataaattaagaaaaattgaaCAAAATGTAGTAATACCAAAAATTGTACGAGAAAGagcaaaatatgaaaaatgttctGAAGAAAATAAAG TTTTTGGAGATTGTTGCTTAAATACCGGATTCTGGATGTTTTATAAATGCAGAACAGAAGTAAAAGGATTAAATGATTGCATGGCCAAGTGGTTTGTCAATGAagattttattaaagaatgtcGTGATCAATATTTACAAGAACGAAGACAATACAGACTaacaggaattaaaaaaaatgcagaaGTACAGAAGATGAAAagttaa
- the LOC132946285 gene encoding uncharacterized protein LOC132946285 isoform X1 has product MSYSTFTTPLISRNSCVWKNHQTISNGIQFKSNDIITNVEKNVTTNKLSWGDLFPQILASVVAFLLVTQPGINMVYSNIFLNHYEFTDVSELSWLTSILVFCTPIGAITIGVIMDRIGRKNAFLLTSVPLLISWSIASVARPENMRLIYACRFFAGIGGGMTSMVVVYVSEIAHASHRQVLLSLNSVFFSVGVLFATTVGSLFQWQTVNVIFFIFTAVTTVLLVIFLPESPVWLAKFRSDRTYDARTSLRRIYPTNDQVFMEELDRLYRDSTTTADSLEVHQPLHCIGCEQATKRRRLKQGCWWRTPQPQTVTRPVRVLATVFLLQQLSGCYPVIFYAVPVMRSVAGTTALGGPYSDMEAMVALGAVRLLTSVVACALSLHVGRRPLLIASSLAMSFSAALVALTYGPTAAPLWPLIGVAVFACSGSAGVLVFPWTLVGELLPVSVRAAAGASLVAYAYTLMFVVLKAFPYAVADDGSGSVATTFAAFAAGSLAMAVYVHARLPETMGKRFDEIEAHFADDKHNAAAATRNARCKTSYLMTPP; this is encoded by the exons atGTCGTATAGTACGTTTACTACACCACTTATTTCCAGAAATTCATGCGTCTGGAAAAATCATCAAACCATTTCAAATGGAATACA ATTTAAATCAAATGATATCATAACAAATGTCGAAAAAAATGTCACCACGAACAAACTGTCATGGGGAGATCTTTTTCCTCAG ATATTAGCAAGTGTAGTTGCTTTTTTGTTGGTCACTCAGCCCGGAATCAATATGGTTTACTCGAACATATTTCTGAATCACTACGAATTTACAGATGTTTCAGAGTTATCTTGGTTAA CTAGCATTCTGGTATTTTGCACGCCAATCGGGGCGATCACAATCGGCGTCATAATGGACCGGATCGGCAGGAAGAACGCGTTTTTACTCACGTCCGTGCCGCTCTTGATATCCTGGTCGATCGCTTCGGTTGCTCGGCCCGAAAACATGCGTCTGATTTACGCTTGCCGATTTTTCGCAGGCATCGGCGGAG GCATGACGTCCATGGTCGTTGTTTACGTCTCGGAAATAGCTCATGCTTCACACAGACAAGTTTTGTTGTCGTTGAACAGCGTGTTCTTTTCAGTAGGCGTACTGTTCGCCACCACCGTCGGATCGCTGTTCCAGTGGCAGACAGTCAACGTGATATTTTTCATATTCACGGCCGTCACGACGGTGCTCCTGGTCATTTTCCTGCCGGAGAGTCCGGTCTGGCTGGCCAAGTTCCGGTCCGACCGTACCTACGACGCAAGGACTTCATTAAGAAGAATATACCCGACAAATGATCAA GTGTTTATGGAGGAACTGGATCGTCTGTACCGCGACTCGACGACCACCGCGGATAGCTTGGAGGTACATCAGCCGCTACACTGCATCGGCTGCGAACAAGCGACTAAACGGCGAAGGTTGAAGCAGGGCTGCTGGTGGCGTACGCCTCAGCCGCAGACTGTGACCCGGCCCGTGCGCGTGCTGGCTACGGTGTTCCTTCTGCAGCAGCTGAGCGGTTGTTACCCGGTTATATTCTACGCAGTGCCTGTCATGCGGTCGGTGGCTGGTACCACCGCCCTCGGTGGACCTTACTCAGACATGGAAGCGATGGTGGCGCTGGGCGCTGTCCGCCTGTTGACCAGCGTGGTGGCGTGCGCGCTGTCCTTGCACGTCGGGCGCCGTCCGCTACTGATCGCGTCGTCGTTGGCCATGTCGTTCTCGGCCGCACTGGTGGCGCTGACCTACGGCCCAACAGCGGCGCCACTGTGGCCGCTTATAGGGGTCGCGGTGTTTGCGTGCAGCGGCTCGGCCGGCGTGCTCGTGTTTCCGTGGACGCTGGTCGGCGAACTGTTGCCCGTTTCAGTTCGGGCTGCGGCCGGCGCTTCGCTCGTGGCGTACGCATACACGCTCATGTTTGTCGTGCTCAAAGCGTTCCCGTACGCGGTGGCCGACGACGGCAGTGGTTCCGTGGCCACGACATTCGCCGCCTTCGCTGCCGGATCGCTGGCCATGGCCGTGTACGTGCACGCCCGCCTGCCCGAGACTATGGGCAAGCGGTTCGACGAGATCGAAGCGCATTTCGCCGATGACAAACATAATGCGGCGGCCGCTACTCGCAACGCCCGCTGCAAGACGAGCTATTTGATGACGCCGCCGTGA
- the LOC132946436 gene encoding uncharacterized protein LOC132946436, with protein sequence MLPLKPPVPKKNVKNIKLIDFPIYDENGEILEQNSWPKYQGIFNGKVIIINDLNDKTRLCNLGCFGQLGIIDKDKFIDYKTLQNQVLRQKKNWQAMELVPFDFPHNNQNVTDEKNLHIKLQEDYVANKSVYNNWKELKSSCSTEYEQLLILSGVQHELSYFLLLEEAFFLSYTLECLEMRKEDSSLISIVECWKQFNGLKKNFPYFYAAYHYYRSKGWVVKPGQQYGGDYVLYKSSPIYYHSSYVVVISVNGQNSELLPSWPSWYGCGRAIEAASKELLICTVLGPAYEEGMLIDLSQYTVNDTIVRRWVPSQNRKKP encoded by the exons atgttaccTTTGAAACCAccagtaccaaaaaaaaatgtaaaaaacattaaactgATAGATTTTCCAATTTATGACGAAAATGGAgaaattttagaacaaaattCATGGCCAAAATACCAAGGAATTTTTAATGGGAAAGTTATTATCATCAACGATTTAAATGACAAAACACGTCTTTGCAATTTG gGATGTTTTGGACAATTGGGTATAATTGACAAGGATAAATTCATAGATTACAAAACCCTACAAAATCAAGTTctaaggcaaaaaaaaaattggcaagCAATGGAATTAGTGCCATTTGATTTTCCTCATAATAACCAGAACGTGACTGATGAAAAAAACTTGCACATCAAACTTCAAGAAGATTATGTTGCTAATAAgtcagtttataataattggaaaGAATTAAAATCAAGTTGTTCTACAGAATATGAACAGTTGTTAATTCTATCAGGCGTTCAACATGAATTATCatactttttacttttagaAGAAGCCTTTTTTTTATCTTACACTTTAGAATGTTTGGAAATGCGAAAAGAAGACAGTTCACTTATAAGTATAGTTGAATGTTGGAAGCAATTtaatggtttgaaaaaaaattttccctATTTTTATGCAGcttatcattattatagatCAAAAGGATGGGTTGTCAAACCGGGACAACAGTATGGTGGAGATTATG TACTATACAAATCATCACCTATTTACTATCATTCTTCATATGTGGTTGTGATCAGCGTTAATGGTCAAAATAGTGAATTGCTACCATCATGGCCTTCGTGGTATGGATGTGGTAGAGCAATAGAAGCTGCCAGTAAAGAGCTACTTATATGCACAGTTCTTGGTCCTGCATATGAAGAAGGAATGCTGATCGATCTGTCACAATACACTGTCAATGACACTATAGTCAGACGTTGGGTGCCATctcaaaacagaaaaaaaccttAA
- the LOC132946283 gene encoding facilitated trehalose transporter Tret1-like isoform X1: MYIRDTLLFIFDRCTRCSYPAVEFITSFRRLLLYNTNKGNRMSNIKDQNEKITADKTTLPENSNCNINTKSIISINKYATDDDGQNKLIGNNRKTENIIIDVEVEKYSVSSLLWRDLYPQVLASCISLLMVIQPGIHLAYSNNMLHHMPSINKDQLSWIASISVLCTPVGAFLVGLVMDRIGRKKACLLTCLPLLASWIIATISSSDNIYTFYAFRLLAGIGAGMTTVGIVYVSEISHSSYKQILLSLNSVFFSGGILLSTCLADLDWKVINFSFVVFTVVNMLLIIIYLPESPIWILKFKSSEHVDKAKMAVKQIYPNDNQVFEAEWRRLKSASDDIAGTDVRQPSFIESVRSSPAAYKPMAILSLLLLLQQLTGAYPTISYALPILKSVMPAAYSPATDIQSLAALGSVRFASGLLACVLSLRVGRKPLLVFSCVAMTLSSILVAATHSNRDATAVPWALCGVMLYVFSSSVGVLVFPWTMICELLSTPVRAVGGCLLVSYAYLIMFAVLKAFPYMMAAVSVPHVFLMFGVVSLSMAVYVHFVLPETLGKSFREIEDYFTARSNKTS; encoded by the exons ggtAACAGAATGAGCAATATCAAAGATCAGAATGAGAAAATTACTGCGGATAAAACCACTTTGCCCGAGAATAGTA actgcaatataaacactaaaagtataattagtataaacaaATATGCAACTGATGATGAtggtcaaaataaattaattggaaACAATAG GAAAACAgagaatataattatagatgtcgaggttgaaaaatattcagtTTCTAGTCTTTTATGGAGAGATTTATATCCTCAA gtattggCTAGTTGTATATCTTTGTTAATGGTGATTCAACCGGGAATACATTTAgcttattcaaataatatgttgCATCATATGCCGTCAATAAATAAAGATCAATTGTCATGGATAG CAAGTATTTCGGTGTTGTGCACACCCGTTGGAGCGTTCCTCGTCGGTTTGGTGATGGATAGGATTGGTCGGAAAAAGGCTTGTCTCTTGACTTGTTTACCATTACTCGCGTCATGGATAATAGCGACTATTTCAAGTTCTGATAACATCTACACGTTTTATGCATTTAGGTTGTTGGCTGGGATCGGCGCAG GAATGACTACGGTGGGCATAGTGTACGTGTCGGAAATCAGTCACTCATCGTACAAGCAGATATTGTTGTCTCTGAACAGCGTTTTCTTTTCTGGTGGCATACTGCTCTCCACCTGTTTGGCGGACCTGGACTGGAAAGTCATAAATTTCTCGTTCGTCGTTTTCACGGTCGTCAACATGTTgctcataataatttacttgcCGGAGAGTCCGATATGGATACTGAAGTTTAAGAGTTCCGAGCACGTTGATAAAGCCAAAATGGCGGTGAAACAGATTTATCCGAACGATaatcag GTGTTCGAAGCTGAGTGGAGGCGCCTGAAATCCGCGTCAGATGACATCGCCGGAACGGACGTCCGGCAACCGTCATTCATCGAGTCCGTCCGGTCCAGTCCCGCGGCGTACAAGCCGATGGCCATACTGTCGCTGCTGCTGCTCCTCCAGCAATTGACCGGCGCCTACCCGACCATATCGTACGCACTGCCCATACTCAAGTCGGTGATGCCTGCCGCCTACTCGCCGGCCACCGATATCCAGTCATTGGCCGCGCTGGGTTCCGTCAGGTTTGCGTCTGGCCTGCTGGCGTGCGTGCTGTCGTTGCGCGTGGGCCGGAAACCTCTGCTGGTGTTCTCGTGCGTGGCAATGACGCTGTCGTCCATCCTGGTGGCGGCTACACACAGTAACCGTGACGCCACTGCCGTCCCGTGGGCCCTGTGTGGCGTCATGCTGTACGTGTTCAGCAGCTCCGTCGGCGTGCTCGTGTTCCCGTGGACGATGATATGCGAATTGCTATCCACGCCCGTCCGGGCGGTCGGTGGCTGCTTGCTGGTGTCGTACGCTTACCTGATCATGTTCGCCGTTCTCAAGGCGTTTCCTTACATGATGGCCGCCGTTTCAGTGCCACACGTGTTCCTCATGTTCGGCGTCGTGTCCTTGTCGATGGCCGTATACGTGCATTTTGTCCTGCCCGAGACGTTGGGCAAGAGCTTCCGAGAAATAGAGGATTACTTCACCGCGCGATCGAATAAAACATCATAA
- the LOC132946283 gene encoding facilitated trehalose transporter Tret1-like isoform X2: MSNIKDQNEKITADKTTLPENSNCNINTKSIISINKYATDDDGQNKLIGNNRKTENIIIDVEVEKYSVSSLLWRDLYPQVLASCISLLMVIQPGIHLAYSNNMLHHMPSINKDQLSWIASISVLCTPVGAFLVGLVMDRIGRKKACLLTCLPLLASWIIATISSSDNIYTFYAFRLLAGIGAGMTTVGIVYVSEISHSSYKQILLSLNSVFFSGGILLSTCLADLDWKVINFSFVVFTVVNMLLIIIYLPESPIWILKFKSSEHVDKAKMAVKQIYPNDNQVFEAEWRRLKSASDDIAGTDVRQPSFIESVRSSPAAYKPMAILSLLLLLQQLTGAYPTISYALPILKSVMPAAYSPATDIQSLAALGSVRFASGLLACVLSLRVGRKPLLVFSCVAMTLSSILVAATHSNRDATAVPWALCGVMLYVFSSSVGVLVFPWTMICELLSTPVRAVGGCLLVSYAYLIMFAVLKAFPYMMAAVSVPHVFLMFGVVSLSMAVYVHFVLPETLGKSFREIEDYFTARSNKTS, translated from the exons ATGAGCAATATCAAAGATCAGAATGAGAAAATTACTGCGGATAAAACCACTTTGCCCGAGAATAGTA actgcaatataaacactaaaagtataattagtataaacaaATATGCAACTGATGATGAtggtcaaaataaattaattggaaACAATAG GAAAACAgagaatataattatagatgtcgaggttgaaaaatattcagtTTCTAGTCTTTTATGGAGAGATTTATATCCTCAA gtattggCTAGTTGTATATCTTTGTTAATGGTGATTCAACCGGGAATACATTTAgcttattcaaataatatgttgCATCATATGCCGTCAATAAATAAAGATCAATTGTCATGGATAG CAAGTATTTCGGTGTTGTGCACACCCGTTGGAGCGTTCCTCGTCGGTTTGGTGATGGATAGGATTGGTCGGAAAAAGGCTTGTCTCTTGACTTGTTTACCATTACTCGCGTCATGGATAATAGCGACTATTTCAAGTTCTGATAACATCTACACGTTTTATGCATTTAGGTTGTTGGCTGGGATCGGCGCAG GAATGACTACGGTGGGCATAGTGTACGTGTCGGAAATCAGTCACTCATCGTACAAGCAGATATTGTTGTCTCTGAACAGCGTTTTCTTTTCTGGTGGCATACTGCTCTCCACCTGTTTGGCGGACCTGGACTGGAAAGTCATAAATTTCTCGTTCGTCGTTTTCACGGTCGTCAACATGTTgctcataataatttacttgcCGGAGAGTCCGATATGGATACTGAAGTTTAAGAGTTCCGAGCACGTTGATAAAGCCAAAATGGCGGTGAAACAGATTTATCCGAACGATaatcag GTGTTCGAAGCTGAGTGGAGGCGCCTGAAATCCGCGTCAGATGACATCGCCGGAACGGACGTCCGGCAACCGTCATTCATCGAGTCCGTCCGGTCCAGTCCCGCGGCGTACAAGCCGATGGCCATACTGTCGCTGCTGCTGCTCCTCCAGCAATTGACCGGCGCCTACCCGACCATATCGTACGCACTGCCCATACTCAAGTCGGTGATGCCTGCCGCCTACTCGCCGGCCACCGATATCCAGTCATTGGCCGCGCTGGGTTCCGTCAGGTTTGCGTCTGGCCTGCTGGCGTGCGTGCTGTCGTTGCGCGTGGGCCGGAAACCTCTGCTGGTGTTCTCGTGCGTGGCAATGACGCTGTCGTCCATCCTGGTGGCGGCTACACACAGTAACCGTGACGCCACTGCCGTCCCGTGGGCCCTGTGTGGCGTCATGCTGTACGTGTTCAGCAGCTCCGTCGGCGTGCTCGTGTTCCCGTGGACGATGATATGCGAATTGCTATCCACGCCCGTCCGGGCGGTCGGTGGCTGCTTGCTGGTGTCGTACGCTTACCTGATCATGTTCGCCGTTCTCAAGGCGTTTCCTTACATGATGGCCGCCGTTTCAGTGCCACACGTGTTCCTCATGTTCGGCGTCGTGTCCTTGTCGATGGCCGTATACGTGCATTTTGTCCTGCCCGAGACGTTGGGCAAGAGCTTCCGAGAAATAGAGGATTACTTCACCGCGCGATCGAATAAAACATCATAA
- the LOC132946286 gene encoding neuronal synaptobrevin: protein MADGTGAGLTAGDDTVVGGPKTPQQIAAQKRLQQTQAQVDEVVDIMKTNVMKVLDRDQKLSELDDRADALQQGASQFEQQAGKLKRKFWLQNLKMMIIMGVIGLVILAIIVAWFSDE from the exons AT GGCCGATGGAACAGGCGCTGGACTTACCGCCGGAGATGACACAGTGGTCGGAGGCCCAAAGACACCACAGCAAATCGCGGCGCAAAAGCGATTGCAACAAACACAAGCACAAGTCGATGAG GTGGTGGATATTATGAAGACGAACGTGATGAAGGTACTGGACAGGGATCAAAAACTCTCCGAACTGGACGACAGAGCAG atgCATTACAACAAGGGGCATCGCAATTTGAACAACAGGCTGGAAAACTAAAGAGGAAATTTTGGCTACAAAATTTAAAG atgATGATCATAATGGGAGTTATTGGTCTCGTAATATTAGCCATTATAGTTG cttGGTTTTCGGATGAATAG